A single region of the Streptomyces vilmorinianum genome encodes:
- a CDS encoding PH domain-containing protein, which translates to MTPDEDWRRLDRRTVLVTAAVVAGVAGGGALPTFFGLAGSMPVWQAVGWILAGAALLVLGGSAGDYVRWRRTRYRIGAERAELHTGLLLVKRRSLARERIRSVDLTANPLLRVLGLVKVRIGTGENNGESTLELDPVTRAEGERLRRELLDRTAPAAADAHHDGALATLDPHWIRYAPVSFVAPLLGGAAAGAVMQVSEWFGAQGEVIDWIGDRFQDTSIVSMIVVLALLALLVGTVGALGLWVEMWWNHRLEREPGGTLRVRRGLFTARSISIEERRLRGVELVEPLGVRICGAARVDAVATGLVEKDEGEHADHKTLLPPAPRPVADRVAAQVLREPEPPTNAPLTVHPRAARTRRLRWALWSAFAPVAVLALLGALLTPVLLYVALGCAVVLVPLAVLFALDAYRNLGHGITGGYLVARSGTVRRSTVALQRGGVIGWTVKQSYFQRRAGVLTLTATTAAGDGAYDIHDAGQSEGLAFAAEAVPDLLAPFLEQVEPARDRRKARPTVR; encoded by the coding sequence ATGACGCCGGACGAGGACTGGCGGCGACTGGACCGCCGTACGGTCCTGGTCACCGCGGCCGTCGTGGCCGGCGTCGCCGGCGGTGGCGCCCTGCCGACCTTCTTCGGGCTGGCCGGCTCCATGCCGGTGTGGCAGGCCGTCGGCTGGATCCTGGCCGGGGCCGCCCTGCTCGTCCTCGGCGGCTCCGCCGGCGACTACGTCCGATGGCGCCGCACCCGCTACCGCATCGGGGCCGAACGCGCCGAACTCCACACCGGACTTCTCCTGGTCAAGCGCCGCTCGCTGGCCCGCGAACGCATCCGCAGCGTCGACCTGACCGCCAACCCGCTGCTGCGCGTCCTCGGCCTGGTCAAGGTCCGCATCGGCACCGGGGAGAACAACGGCGAGTCCACCCTCGAACTCGACCCGGTCACCCGGGCCGAGGGCGAACGGCTCCGTCGCGAACTCCTCGACCGGACGGCCCCCGCCGCCGCGGACGCCCACCACGACGGCGCCCTCGCCACGCTCGACCCCCACTGGATCCGCTACGCCCCGGTCTCCTTCGTCGCCCCGCTCCTCGGCGGAGCAGCGGCCGGCGCCGTGATGCAGGTCAGCGAGTGGTTCGGGGCCCAGGGCGAGGTCATCGACTGGATAGGCGACCGCTTCCAGGACACCTCGATCGTCTCGATGATCGTGGTCCTCGCGCTCCTCGCCCTGCTCGTCGGCACCGTCGGCGCCCTCGGCCTCTGGGTCGAGATGTGGTGGAACCACCGCCTGGAGCGCGAGCCCGGCGGCACCCTGCGGGTGCGCCGCGGACTGTTCACCGCCCGCTCGATCTCCATCGAGGAACGACGCCTGCGCGGTGTCGAACTGGTCGAGCCGCTGGGCGTACGGATATGCGGGGCCGCCCGCGTCGACGCCGTCGCCACCGGACTCGTCGAGAAGGACGAGGGCGAGCACGCCGACCACAAGACCCTGCTGCCACCCGCGCCCCGCCCGGTCGCCGACCGGGTCGCCGCCCAGGTGCTGCGCGAGCCCGAGCCCCCGACGAACGCGCCCCTCACCGTCCACCCCCGCGCCGCCCGCACCCGGCGGCTGCGCTGGGCCCTGTGGAGCGCGTTCGCCCCCGTCGCGGTCCTCGCCCTCCTCGGGGCCCTCCTCACGCCCGTCCTGCTGTACGTCGCCCTCGGCTGCGCCGTCGTCCTCGTCCCGCTCGCCGTGCTGTTCGCGCTCGACGCCTACCGCAACCTCGGGCACGGCATCACCGGCGGCTATCTGGTGGCCCGTTCGGGCACGGTCCGCCGCAGCACGGTCGCCCTCCAGCGGGGCGGTGTCATCGGATGGACCGTCAAGCAGTCGTATTTCCAGCGCCGCGCCGGCGTGCTGACGCTGACCGCCACGACCGCGGCGGGCGACGGCGCGTACGACATCCACGACGCCGGCCAGAGCGAGGGCCTGGCCTTCGCCGCCGAGGCGGTGCCGGACCTGCTCGCCCCCTTCCTGGAACAGGTGGAACCGGCACGGGACAGGCGGAAGGCCCGGCCCACCGTGCGGTGA
- the opcA gene encoding glucose-6-phosphate dehydrogenase assembly protein OpcA, whose product MKTDLTDTTSSKINKALVLGRRAIGTPAVGMVLTLVIVTDEENAYDALKAANDASREHPSRTLVVIKRVSRSPRDRAKARLDAEVRLGADASTGETVVLRLYGDIVDHAQSVVLPLLLPDAPTVVWWPVNAPADPANDPLGALAQRRVTDSYAAEQPIHELTGRADTYTPGDTDLSWTRITPWRSMLAAALDQVVCEVTSAEVEGEEFNPSVELLAMWLADRLKVPVRRSKSAGPGLTSVRMESTCGPIVLDRPDGSLATLSIQGQPDRAVALKRRETAELIAEELRRLDPDDTYASALRYGVDRLDEEAAVTAPSDEPAPAPAAEPKAAEDKAAEDKAAEDKAKAAPAAKKAPAKKAAAK is encoded by the coding sequence ATGAAGACCGACCTGACGGACACCACGTCCAGCAAGATCAACAAGGCGCTGGTGCTCGGACGGCGTGCCATCGGCACGCCCGCCGTCGGCATGGTGCTGACCCTCGTCATCGTCACCGACGAGGAGAACGCCTACGACGCGCTCAAGGCGGCCAACGACGCGTCCCGCGAGCACCCTTCGCGGACGCTGGTGGTCATCAAGCGGGTCTCGCGCTCGCCGCGTGACCGCGCGAAGGCACGGCTCGACGCCGAGGTCCGCCTCGGCGCCGACGCCAGCACGGGCGAAACGGTTGTTCTCCGGCTGTACGGCGACATCGTCGACCACGCCCAGTCGGTGGTCCTGCCGCTGCTCCTTCCGGACGCGCCCACCGTCGTCTGGTGGCCGGTCAACGCACCGGCCGACCCGGCGAACGACCCGCTGGGCGCGCTCGCCCAGCGCCGGGTGACCGACTCGTACGCCGCCGAGCAGCCGATCCACGAGCTGACGGGGCGCGCGGACACGTACACCCCGGGCGACACGGACCTGTCCTGGACCCGGATCACCCCGTGGCGTTCGATGCTGGCCGCCGCGCTCGACCAGGTCGTGTGCGAGGTCACCTCGGCCGAGGTGGAGGGCGAGGAGTTCAACCCGAGCGTCGAACTGCTCGCGATGTGGCTCGCCGACCGGCTGAAGGTGCCGGTACGCCGGTCCAAGTCGGCGGGGCCCGGGCTCACGTCCGTACGGATGGAGTCCACCTGCGGGCCGATCGTGCTCGACCGGCCCGACGGCTCGCTGGCGACGCTCTCCATCCAGGGGCAGCCGGACCGTGCCGTGGCGCTCAAGCGCCGCGAGACGGCTGAGCTGATCGCGGAGGAGCTGCGGCGGCTCGACCCGGACGACACCTACGCCTCGGCGCTGCGCTACGGGGTCGACCGGCTCGACGAGGAGGCGGCGGTGACGGCTCCTTCGGACGAACCGGCTCCGGCACCGGCGGCCGAGCCCAAGGCCGCCGAGGACAAGGCCGCAGAGGACAAGGCCGCCGAGGACAAGGCGAAGGCCGCCCCGGCGGCGAAGAAGGCCCCGGCCAAGAAGGCGGCGGCCAAGTGA
- a CDS encoding phosphoglycerate kinase, with translation MKTIDELLAEGVAGKRVFVRADLNVPLDGTTITDDGRIRAVVPTVKALADAGARVVVASHLGRPKGAPDPAFSLGPAAARLGELLGADVAFATDTVGESANSTVAALADGQVAVIENLRFNAGETSKDDAERGAFADQLAALADVYVGDGFGAVHRKHASVFDLPARLPHAAGYLIATEVGVLKKLTEEVERPYAVVLGGAKVSDKLGVIDNLLEKADRILIGGGMAYTFLKAQGHEVGISLLQEDQIPVCLEYLARAKERGVEFVLPVDVLVSPDFPDLKTKAPANPSTVASNAIPATEEGLDIGPETRKLYASKLADAATVFWNGPMGVFEHPDYAEGTKAVAQALVDSPAFSVVGGGDSAAAVRILGFDEKAFGHISTGGGASLEYLEGKTLPGLAALED, from the coding sequence ATGAAGACGATCGACGAGCTTCTCGCCGAAGGCGTCGCCGGCAAGCGGGTATTCGTCCGCGCCGACCTGAACGTGCCGCTGGACGGCACCACCATCACCGACGACGGCCGCATCCGCGCCGTCGTCCCCACGGTCAAGGCGCTCGCCGACGCCGGGGCCCGTGTCGTGGTCGCCTCGCACCTGGGCCGCCCCAAGGGCGCCCCGGACCCGGCGTTCTCCCTCGGCCCGGCCGCCGCGCGCCTGGGTGAACTCCTCGGTGCCGACGTGGCGTTCGCGACCGACACGGTCGGCGAGTCCGCCAACTCCACCGTCGCCGCCCTCGCCGACGGCCAGGTGGCCGTCATCGAGAACCTCCGCTTCAACGCCGGCGAGACCTCCAAGGACGACGCCGAGCGCGGCGCCTTCGCGGATCAGCTGGCCGCCCTCGCGGACGTCTACGTCGGCGACGGCTTCGGCGCCGTGCACCGCAAGCACGCCTCGGTCTTCGACCTCCCGGCCCGGCTGCCGCACGCCGCCGGCTACCTCATCGCCACCGAGGTCGGCGTCCTGAAGAAGCTCACCGAAGAGGTCGAGCGGCCGTACGCCGTCGTCCTCGGCGGAGCCAAGGTCTCCGACAAGCTCGGCGTGATCGACAACCTCCTCGAGAAGGCCGACCGCATCCTCATCGGCGGCGGCATGGCGTACACCTTCCTCAAGGCCCAGGGCCACGAGGTCGGCATCTCGTTGCTCCAGGAGGACCAGATCCCGGTCTGCCTGGAGTACCTGGCGCGCGCCAAGGAGCGCGGCGTGGAGTTCGTCCTCCCCGTCGACGTCCTGGTCTCCCCGGACTTCCCGGACCTGAAGACGAAGGCCCCGGCCAACCCGTCCACGGTCGCCTCGAACGCCATCCCGGCGACCGAGGAGGGCCTGGACATCGGTCCGGAGACCCGCAAGCTCTACGCCTCGAAGCTCGCCGACGCGGCCACCGTCTTCTGGAACGGCCCCATGGGCGTCTTCGAGCACCCCGACTACGCCGAGGGCACCAAGGCCGTCGCCCAGGCGCTCGTCGACTCCCCGGCCTTCTCCGTGGTGGGCGGTGGCGACTCCGCCGCTGCCGTGCGGATCCTGGGCTTCGACGAGAAGGCATTCGGCCACATCTCGACCGGCGGCGGCGCCTCCCTCGAATACCTCGAGGGCAAGACGCTCCCCGGCCTCGCCGCACTGGAGGACTGA
- the tpiA gene encoding triose-phosphate isomerase, which translates to MSTRTPLMAGNWKMNLNHLEAIAHVQKLAFALNDKDYDAVEVAVLPPFTDLRSVQTLIDGDKLKIKYGAQDISAHDSGAYTGEISGLMLSKLKCAYVAVGHSERRQYHAETDEICNAKVKAAFKHGLTPILCVGEGLDIRKAGDQVAYTLAQLDGGLKDVPAEQAESIVIAYEPVWAIGTGEVATPEDAQEVCGAIRGRLAQLYSQELADKVRIQYGGSVKAGNVAAIMAQPDVDGALVGGAALDADEFVKIVRFRDQ; encoded by the coding sequence ATGAGCACGCGTACCCCGCTGATGGCGGGCAACTGGAAGATGAACCTCAACCACCTCGAGGCCATCGCGCACGTCCAGAAGCTCGCCTTCGCGCTGAACGACAAGGACTACGACGCCGTCGAGGTCGCGGTCCTGCCGCCCTTCACCGACCTGCGGTCCGTCCAGACCCTGATCGACGGCGACAAGCTCAAGATCAAGTACGGCGCCCAGGACATCTCGGCGCACGACTCCGGTGCCTACACCGGCGAGATCTCGGGCCTGATGCTGTCCAAGCTGAAGTGCGCCTACGTCGCCGTGGGCCACTCCGAGCGCCGGCAGTACCACGCCGAGACCGACGAGATCTGCAACGCCAAGGTGAAGGCCGCGTTCAAGCACGGTCTGACCCCGATCCTCTGCGTCGGCGAGGGCCTGGACATCCGCAAGGCGGGCGACCAGGTCGCGTACACCCTCGCGCAGCTCGACGGCGGCCTGAAGGACGTCCCGGCCGAGCAGGCCGAGTCGATCGTGATCGCCTACGAGCCGGTGTGGGCCATCGGCACCGGCGAGGTGGCCACCCCGGAGGACGCGCAGGAGGTCTGCGGTGCCATCCGCGGCCGTCTCGCTCAGCTGTACTCGCAGGAGCTGGCCGACAAGGTCCGCATCCAGTACGGCGGCTCGGTCAAGGCCGGCAACGTGGCCGCGATCATGGCGCAGCCCGACGTCGACGGTGCCCTGGTGGGTGGCGCGGCGCTGGACGCTGACGAGTTCGTCAAGATCGTTCGCTTCCGCGACCAGTGA
- a CDS encoding PH domain-containing protein, translating into MTGENAVRGEVPSQGPGEVRGEVRLRPPRHTLDERAVTWWRTQWLLTTAPPVVVLAVLGALITPARFWLLTAAGAVAAVGLACTAFFPSWWFRVHRWEVTEDAVYVRTGAFWQEWRIAPMSRIQTVDTVRGPLEQAFGLATVTVTTASSKGAIRIEGLDHELAADLAEKLTRITQATPGDAT; encoded by the coding sequence ATGACGGGGGAGAACGCGGTGCGGGGCGAGGTCCCGAGCCAGGGCCCGGGCGAGGTCCGGGGCGAGGTCCGGCTGCGGCCGCCGCGCCACACGCTCGACGAACGGGCCGTCACCTGGTGGCGGACCCAGTGGCTGCTGACGACGGCCCCTCCGGTGGTCGTCCTGGCCGTGCTCGGCGCCCTGATCACGCCCGCCCGGTTCTGGCTGCTGACCGCGGCCGGAGCAGTGGCGGCCGTGGGCCTGGCCTGCACCGCGTTCTTCCCCTCCTGGTGGTTCAGGGTCCACCGCTGGGAGGTCACCGAGGACGCCGTCTACGTCCGTACGGGGGCCTTCTGGCAGGAGTGGCGGATCGCTCCGATGTCCCGGATCCAGACCGTCGACACCGTGCGCGGGCCGCTGGAGCAGGCCTTCGGGCTCGCCACGGTGACCGTGACGACGGCCTCCTCCAAGGGCGCGATCCGGATCGAGGGCCTCGACCACGAACTCGCCGCCGACCTGGCCGAGAAGCTCACCCGGATCACCCAGGCCACGCCCGGGGACGCCACATGA
- a CDS encoding MFS transporter — MTATQETADARQAPVWRGGFGRLWTAAVVSRFGDSLRAAALPLLAASLTDDPLLIAAVTACGYLPWLVFGLLGGAVADRVDQRRAMWAVDLLRGGLMAGFALAVAYGHASLALLLVLAFALTTLQTLFDNAATALLPALVPAEALAGANARLMTGQQLAGGLLAAPLVPALLLAGAAVPYAADAATYVLAALLVASLRAEAPQRPPRKDGSTLRGEMAEGLAALWRDRPLRRLCTATTLCNVGMGALIATLVLHVTGWLDAGEGGYAAAVTAYAAGSVLGGLLAARIARRTGRIRAVLLAGTVQTGCLAVMGAVHGLGVTIGAMAVFGLMGTVWNVNQVTLMQERSPEGMLGRIGAAFRTLAVGGAPLGALLGGAVAAAWGLNAPALLAAALFALAVASLAPLIN, encoded by the coding sequence ATGACGGCTACGCAGGAGACGGCAGACGCCCGGCAGGCGCCCGTCTGGCGCGGCGGGTTCGGCCGGCTGTGGACGGCGGCCGTCGTCTCCAGGTTCGGCGACTCGCTGCGCGCGGCCGCGCTGCCCCTGCTCGCCGCCTCCCTCACCGACGACCCCCTGCTCATCGCCGCCGTGACCGCCTGCGGATACCTGCCCTGGCTGGTCTTCGGACTGCTCGGCGGCGCGGTCGCCGACCGCGTCGACCAGCGGCGCGCGATGTGGGCCGTCGACCTCCTGCGCGGCGGGCTCATGGCCGGCTTCGCCCTCGCCGTCGCGTACGGCCACGCCTCGCTCGCCCTGCTGCTCGTCCTCGCCTTCGCCCTCACCACCCTGCAGACCCTCTTCGACAACGCGGCCACCGCCCTGCTGCCCGCCCTGGTCCCCGCGGAGGCCCTGGCGGGCGCCAACGCCCGTCTGATGACCGGACAGCAGCTGGCGGGCGGCCTCCTGGCGGCGCCGCTCGTGCCCGCCCTGCTGCTCGCCGGAGCCGCCGTCCCGTATGCCGCCGACGCGGCCACCTACGTCCTGGCCGCGCTGCTCGTCGCCTCCCTGCGGGCCGAGGCGCCCCAGCGGCCGCCCCGCAAGGACGGCTCCACCCTCCGCGGGGAGATGGCCGAGGGGCTCGCCGCCCTGTGGCGCGACCGGCCCCTGCGACGGCTCTGCACGGCCACCACCCTGTGCAACGTCGGCATGGGCGCGCTGATCGCCACCCTGGTCCTCCACGTCACCGGCTGGCTCGACGCCGGCGAGGGAGGCTACGCCGCGGCCGTCACCGCCTACGCGGCGGGAAGCGTCCTCGGCGGCCTCCTCGCCGCCCGCATCGCGCGCCGGACGGGCCGGATACGCGCCGTCCTCCTCGCGGGGACCGTCCAGACGGGCTGTCTGGCCGTGATGGGAGCCGTCCACGGCCTCGGGGTAACGATCGGGGCGATGGCCGTGTTCGGCCTTATGGGCACGGTGTGGAACGTGAACCAGGTGACGCTGATGCAGGAGAGAAGCCCCGAGGGCATGCTCGGCCGGATCGGCGCGGCCTTCCGGACCCTCGCGGTCGGCGGCGCCCCGCTGGGCGCGCTGCTCGGCGGCGCGGTGGCCGCCGCCTGGGGACTGAACGCACCCGCCCTCCTGGCGGCGGCGCTCTTCGCCCTCGCCGTTGCGTCCTTGGCCCCGCTGATCAATTAG
- a CDS encoding RNA polymerase-binding protein RbpA, which translates to MASGNAIRGSRVGAGPMGEAERGESAPRLRISFWCSNGHETQPSFASDAQVPETWDCPRCGFPAGQDRDNPPDPPRTEPYKTHLAYVRERRSDADGEAILAEALAKLRGEI; encoded by the coding sequence GTGGCAAGTGGCAACGCGATCCGGGGAAGCCGGGTCGGAGCGGGGCCGATGGGGGAGGCTGAGCGGGGCGAGTCGGCGCCGCGCCTCCGCATCTCCTTCTGGTGCTCGAACGGGCACGAGACGCAGCCGAGCTTCGCCAGTGACGCACAGGTTCCGGAGACGTGGGACTGCCCGCGCTGCGGCTTCCCGGCCGGCCAGGACCGGGACAACCCGCCGGACCCGCCGCGTACCGAGCCGTACAAGACGCATCTCGCGTATGTGCGCGAGCGGCGCAGCGACGCGGACGGCGAGGCGATCCTCGCCGAGGCGCTCGCCAAACTGCGCGGCGAGATCTGA
- the pgi gene encoding glucose-6-phosphate isomerase — MSNAGRTRLNQLPEWAALGKHREQWGETHLRELFAADPGRGTGYALRVGDLYLDYSKHLVTDETLALLRELASATGVAELRDAMFRGEKINTTEDRAVLHTALRAPREAVIEVDGENVVPGVHAVLDKMAVFADKVRAGEWTGHTGRPIKNIVNIGIGGSDLGPAMAYEVLRAYTQRDLTLRFVSNVDGADLHEAVRDLDAAETLFIVASKTFTTIETITNATSARDWLLTELRAGQEAVAKHFVALSTNAEKVEDFGIDTANMFEFWDWVGGRYSYDSAIGLSLMIAIGPDRFREMLDGFHLVDEHFRTAPPEENAPLLLGLLGVWYGAFFDAQSHAVLPYSHYLSKFTAYLQQLDMESNGKSVDRDGKPVDWQTGPVVWGTPGTNGQHAYYQLIHQGTKVIPADFIGFAEPVADLLPGLVAQHDLLMANFFAQTQALAFGKTPDEVRAEGVAEELVPHKTFQGNHPTTTILAKELTPSVLGQLIALYEHKVFVQGAIWNIDSFDQWGVELGKVLAKKIEPVLTRGEGGEGLDGSTAGLVATYRSLRGR, encoded by the coding sequence ATGAGTAACGCAGGACGCACGAGGCTCAACCAGCTGCCCGAGTGGGCCGCCCTCGGCAAGCACCGCGAGCAGTGGGGCGAGACCCATCTGCGCGAGCTGTTCGCCGCCGATCCGGGCCGGGGCACCGGGTACGCGCTGCGCGTCGGCGACCTGTACCTGGACTACTCCAAGCACCTCGTGACCGACGAGACGCTGGCGCTGCTGCGCGAACTGGCCTCCGCGACCGGGGTGGCCGAGCTGCGCGACGCCATGTTCCGCGGCGAGAAGATCAACACCACCGAGGACCGGGCGGTCCTGCACACCGCGCTGCGCGCCCCGCGCGAGGCCGTGATCGAGGTCGACGGCGAGAACGTCGTCCCGGGCGTCCACGCCGTCCTCGACAAGATGGCCGTCTTCGCGGACAAGGTCCGCGCGGGCGAGTGGACCGGCCACACCGGCCGGCCGATCAAGAACATCGTGAACATCGGCATCGGCGGCTCCGACCTCGGACCCGCCATGGCGTACGAGGTCCTGCGCGCCTACACGCAGCGGGACCTGACGCTCCGTTTCGTCTCCAACGTCGACGGCGCCGACCTCCACGAGGCCGTCCGCGACCTCGACGCGGCCGAGACGCTGTTCATCGTCGCCTCGAAGACCTTCACCACCATCGAGACGATCACCAACGCCACGTCCGCCCGTGACTGGCTCCTCACCGAGCTGCGCGCCGGCCAGGAAGCCGTCGCGAAGCACTTCGTGGCCCTGTCGACCAACGCCGAGAAGGTCGAGGACTTCGGCATCGACACGGCCAACATGTTCGAGTTCTGGGACTGGGTCGGCGGGCGCTACTCCTACGACTCCGCCATCGGCCTCTCCCTGATGATCGCCATCGGCCCGGACCGCTTCCGCGAGATGCTCGACGGCTTCCACCTCGTCGACGAGCACTTCCGCACCGCCCCGCCGGAGGAGAACGCCCCGCTGCTGCTCGGCCTCCTCGGCGTCTGGTACGGCGCGTTCTTCGACGCCCAGTCGCACGCCGTCCTGCCGTACTCGCACTACCTGTCGAAGTTCACCGCCTACCTCCAGCAGCTCGACATGGAGTCCAACGGCAAGTCCGTCGACCGCGACGGCAAGCCCGTCGACTGGCAGACCGGACCGGTCGTCTGGGGCACGCCCGGCACCAACGGGCAGCACGCGTACTACCAGTTGATCCACCAGGGCACCAAGGTCATCCCGGCCGACTTCATCGGCTTCGCCGAGCCCGTGGCCGATCTGCTTCCCGGACTCGTCGCCCAGCACGACCTGCTGATGGCCAACTTCTTCGCCCAGACCCAGGCGCTGGCCTTCGGCAAGACGCCCGACGAGGTACGGGCCGAGGGCGTCGCCGAGGAGCTCGTCCCGCACAAGACCTTCCAGGGCAACCACCCCACGACCACGATCCTGGCCAAGGAGCTCACCCCCTCCGTCCTCGGCCAGCTCATCGCGCTCTACGAGCACAAGGTGTTCGTCCAGGGCGCGATCTGGAACATCGACTCCTTCGACCAGTGGGGCGTCGAGCTCGGCAAGGTCCTCGCCAAGAAGATCGAGCCGGTGCTGACCCGGGGCGAGGGCGGTGAGGGGCTCGACGGCTCGACCGCCGGTCTCGTCGCCACCTACCGCTCGCTGCGCGGAAGGTAG
- the secG gene encoding preprotein translocase subunit SecG translates to MGFSIALIVFSALLMLLVLMHKGKGGGLSDMFGGGMQSSVGGSSVAERNLDRITVVVGLLWFACIVVLALLMKLDV, encoded by the coding sequence ATGGGGTTCTCGATCGCCCTGATCGTCTTCAGCGCGCTGCTGATGCTGCTCGTGCTGATGCACAAGGGGAAGGGCGGCGGCCTCTCCGACATGTTCGGCGGTGGCATGCAGTCGTCCGTCGGTGGCTCCTCGGTTGCCGAGCGCAACCTGGACCGCATCACCGTCGTGGTCGGTCTGCTGTGGTTCGCCTGCATTGTCGTTCTTGCGCTTCTGATGAAGTTGGACGTGTAA
- the pgl gene encoding 6-phosphogluconolactonase, translating to MSTPQLVVHRDKDLMAQAAVARLITRIVDAQAARGSASVVLTGGRNGNGLLAALRSAPARDAIDWSRLDLWWGDERYLPEGDPERNVTQAREALLDSVPLDPARVHAMPASDGPYGSDVEAAADAYAAELAAAAGPEDHGSVPSFDVLMLGVGPDTHVASLFPELPAVRETERTVVGVRGAPKPPPTRISLTLPAIRAAREVWLLAAGEDKAKAAAIALSGAGEIQAPAAGAYGRSRTLWLLDAAAASELPRALYPPASA from the coding sequence GTGAGCACTCCGCAGCTCGTCGTCCACCGCGACAAGGACCTGATGGCCCAGGCCGCGGTGGCCCGGCTGATCACGCGGATCGTGGACGCCCAGGCCGCCCGCGGCTCGGCGTCCGTGGTCCTCACGGGCGGCCGCAACGGAAACGGGCTGCTCGCGGCGCTCCGTTCGGCCCCGGCCCGGGACGCGATCGACTGGTCGCGGCTCGATCTGTGGTGGGGCGACGAGCGGTACCTGCCCGAGGGTGACCCGGAGCGCAATGTCACCCAGGCCCGGGAGGCGCTGCTCGACAGCGTCCCGCTTGACCCGGCGCGCGTGCACGCGATGCCCGCCTCGGACGGACCGTACGGCAGTGACGTCGAGGCCGCCGCCGACGCGTACGCGGCCGAACTGGCCGCGGCCGCGGGTCCGGAGGACCATGGCTCGGTGCCGAGCTTCGACGTGCTGATGCTGGGTGTCGGTCCCGACACCCATGTGGCCTCGCTGTTCCCGGAGCTTCCGGCGGTCCGCGAGACCGAGCGGACGGTGGTGGGTGTGCGCGGCGCGCCCAAGCCGCCGCCGACCCGGATCTCGCTGACGCTGCCGGCGATCCGTGCGGCCCGCGAGGTCTGGCTGCTCGCGGCCGGTGAGGACAAGGCGAAGGCCGCGGCGATCGCGCTGTCGGGCGCGGGCGAGATCCAGGCGCCGGCGGCGGGAGCCTACGGCCGCTCCCGCACGCTGTGGCTGCTCGACGCGGCGGCCGCCTCGGAGCTGCCGCGCGCTCTGTATCCGCCGGCTTCGGCCTGA